TTTGCGCGCCTCGAGTTCGAAGCCGAAGCTGCGCATGATTGGATCGTAAAACGCGACCGCGCGTTCGCGATCGCGGACGCGCAGGTCTATGTGGCTGTATAGCGGTTTCATGCCGCCGCGGGTTCAACGGCGCGGCGCGCGACTCATTGAGCCTGCTTCGCGCCGATGCGCGACGCGATCACGACACGTGAGCGAGGGTCCGGGGTTCGCTCGTCGCGAGCCCACCTTCGACGGCCTCCGTTTCGGCCTGAGTCCCGCGACGCCGCTTCGTCGCCGCCGTAGCGGCGGCGCAGCAGCGCCCGCAGGTGACGCGGCCTTCCCTTGCGTCGCGCGTCATGCAGATGATGCAGCGGCCGGTTTCGCGCGCCTTGATCCTGCGCTTGCGGCTCTGTTCGCGCCAGTAGTCCGAAATGTCCATGTGCAAACCTCCGACTCCAATTCAACCACGCCGTGATGCCCGCGCAAAGCCGGCCGGATATTGACCCGGTCACAGCGCGAGCCCCCTCTCATTTGGACGCGGCCATAGGAGTTCATCGTCCGGTCGGGCGTATCGTAGCCAAGTCATGCCTGCGAGAAGCGACGGTCTCCTCAGATTGCTGCGCGAACTCGATTCTGCCCGCACGATCACTCTCGCGCACGCTCGCGAGGTGTACGGAGGCGGCCTGTCGGCAGCGACGTGGAAGCGCGTCAAGAAACGTCTCGAGCGCGAGGGCTGCGCGCTGCGCTGGGATGCCAAAGAGAAGCGCTTTCACGTCGTCGATCCGATGTGGACGATCAAACCGGCGCCGTCATCGCAGGCGCGACTGCGCGACCGCGTGACGATGCTCCGCGCGAACGCCGCCGCGCTCGGCTCGCCGTACGTCGACGAACTGGCGCCGCTCTTCGAGCGTTGGGATGCGCAACTGGCAGGAGCGAGCGAGGGCGCCCCGCCGCCCGTCCACCGCCCGCAGCCGCGCGCCGATGACGCGTTCTACGAACGTCTCACGCAAGTCGAGTGCGCGCTGCGCGATCACCGTATGATCGCCTTCACGTATACGAACACGACCGGCGGCAAGCCGAAAGCGCGTCAGATCGAACCGTATGCGCTTCACGAAAATGTCGGGCGCTTCTACGTCTGGGGGCGCGAAAAAGTGCGCCAGGCTCCGAAGTTCTTCGCGGTCGACCTCATGCGCGACGTGACGCTCGAAGACGGATTCGAGCCCGATCCGAAGCTCAGCCTTTCCGACGCGCTCGAACACAGCTTCGGCATGTACGTCGGTCAGCGTTCCAAGCCCATGCGCGTCGTCGTCGAGATCGACGCGATTCGCGCCGCATACGTCCGCGCACGCCGCTGGCCTGCAGAAGTCGCGAGCGAGGACGGCGAGGACGGGAAGCTGCGGATCACGTTCGCCGTCAACGATCCGCAAGAGGTCGTCTCGTGGGTGCTTGGCTTCGGCGGATCGGCGCGCGTGGTCAGCCCG
Above is a genomic segment from Candidatus Eremiobacteraceae bacterium containing:
- a CDS encoding WYL domain-containing protein, which translates into the protein MPARSDGLLRLLRELDSARTITLAHAREVYGGGLSAATWKRVKKRLEREGCALRWDAKEKRFHVVDPMWTIKPAPSSQARLRDRVTMLRANAAALGSPYVDELAPLFERWDAQLAGASEGAPPPVHRPQPRADDAFYERLTQVECALRDHRMIAFTYTNTTGGKPKARQIEPYALHENVGRFYVWGREKVRQAPKFFAVDLMRDVTLEDGFEPDPKLSLSDALEHSFGMYVGQRSKPMRVVVEIDAIRAAYVRARRWPAEVASEDGEDGKLRITFAVNDPQEVVSWVLGFGGSARVVSPAIAADLARRAAEEMAEAHGWSRRAAKGDGMMEFEWPKES